Proteins from a single region of Dyadobacter fanqingshengii:
- a CDS encoding poly-gamma-glutamate biosynthesis protein PgsC/CapC, with protein MNQRHTYRKRFWMFPIFGFAAALLLGAIVRWLWNAILPELLNTNPISYWQAVGLIVLCRILFGNFGGGPGRWRKPGFGGGLPGEGGPGFGPWRNKWMDMTDEDRKKFRQEMRRRCGKPPENE; from the coding sequence ATGAATCAGCGACATACATACAGGAAGCGCTTTTGGATGTTTCCGATTTTCGGGTTTGCTGCTGCGCTCCTCCTGGGCGCGATTGTCCGTTGGTTATGGAATGCCATTTTACCTGAACTCTTGAATACAAATCCGATATCATACTGGCAGGCCGTCGGCCTGATCGTGTTATGCAGGATCTTATTTGGCAATTTCGGCGGGGGACCGGGCCGGTGGCGCAAACCTGGTTTCGGCGGAGGCCTCCCCGGCGAAGGCGGTCCCGGCTTTGGCCCGTGGAGAAATAAATGGATGGATATGACCGATGAAGACCGGAAAAAGTTTCGGCAGGAAATGCGAAGACGCTGCGGTAAGCCGCCAGAAAATGAATAA
- a CDS encoding alanine dehydrogenase, whose product MPQPQITGFEELAKQSALYPQESLMAVRKDQNSLHIGLPREVSLQENRIALTPDAVKILVRNGHEVWVEKDAGKGGNLSDHEYSEAGAVIVQSAKEVYQANVILKVEPLVEEEFRYIKSGTTLISAMNLPALEKKYFERLNELKITGIGYELIEDKVGGKPIIRAMGEIAGSTVLLIAAEYLSTPNGGRGIILGGITGVPPTKIVILGAGTVAEYATRAAISVGADIKVFDKHIYRLQRLKYAIGQNLYTSIIDSDTLAEAIARADVVIGTMRAENGISPLVVTKEMVSQMKPGSVIIDVSIDQGGSFETSRMTTHKHPTFKFNDVIHYCVPNIPSRVAHTASTALSNVFLPFLLQTGTIGGIEEMIYANRWFMKGVYCHKGTLTNSHIARSFNMRYKDLTLLLAARM is encoded by the coding sequence ATGCCACAACCTCAGATTACCGGTTTTGAAGAGCTTGCCAAGCAGTCGGCATTGTATCCGCAGGAATCCCTGATGGCCGTCCGGAAGGATCAGAACTCGTTGCACATTGGCTTGCCCCGTGAAGTTTCTTTGCAGGAAAACCGGATTGCGCTTACGCCGGATGCCGTAAAAATCCTTGTTCGCAACGGACATGAAGTTTGGGTTGAAAAAGATGCAGGCAAAGGCGGAAACCTCTCAGACCACGAGTATAGCGAAGCCGGCGCAGTGATTGTGCAAAGTGCTAAGGAAGTGTATCAGGCCAATGTCATCCTGAAAGTGGAACCGCTGGTGGAAGAAGAGTTTCGCTACATTAAATCCGGCACGACATTGATTTCCGCAATGAATCTGCCAGCCTTGGAAAAGAAGTATTTTGAGCGTCTTAATGAGCTGAAAATCACTGGTATAGGTTACGAACTGATTGAAGATAAAGTAGGAGGGAAGCCCATAATCCGTGCTATGGGCGAAATTGCGGGAAGCACCGTTTTACTTATTGCAGCGGAATATTTGTCAACGCCTAATGGTGGCAGAGGCATTATCCTGGGCGGTATAACGGGTGTTCCCCCCACCAAAATCGTGATACTGGGGGCAGGGACGGTTGCAGAATACGCAACGCGGGCCGCTATTAGTGTCGGAGCGGATATCAAGGTTTTTGACAAACATATATATAGGTTACAACGATTAAAATACGCCATAGGCCAGAATCTTTACACATCTATCATTGATTCGGATACATTGGCTGAGGCCATCGCCCGGGCCGACGTCGTCATTGGCACCATGCGTGCTGAAAACGGCATCAGCCCATTGGTTGTCACCAAAGAAATGGTGTCCCAAATGAAGCCAGGCTCCGTCATTATTGACGTCAGTATTGACCAGGGCGGGTCTTTCGAGACTTCCCGCATGACCACGCATAAGCACCCGACATTTAAATTCAATGATGTGATCCATTATTGCGTGCCCAACATTCCCTCGCGTGTGGCGCATACAGCCAGCACGGCGCTCAGCAATGTATTTTTGCCGTTTCTATTACAAACAGGCACAATCGGCGGCATCGAGGAAATGATTTATGCCAATCGTTGGTTTATGAAAGGAGTGTATTGTCACAAAGGAACATTGACCAACTCGCATATCGCAAGAAGTTTTAACATGCGGTATAAGGATTTGACATTGTTGCTGGCTGCGCGGATGTAA
- a CDS encoding type II toxin-antitoxin system VapC family toxin has protein sequence MNYLIDTHILLWHSDNDQKLSHQVILELNSASTSLFVSHATYWEMAIKKGLGKLDLSVPISEFRRMAMRNSFHSLSFDNEHYDVLEQLPLLHADPFDRMIIAQAIAERLTIITQDKKFALYQNLVPILWN, from the coding sequence ATGAATTACTTAATTGACACACACATTTTACTTTGGCATTCAGACAACGATCAAAAACTTTCCCACCAAGTAATTCTCGAATTAAATTCTGCTTCTACAAGTTTGTTTGTCAGCCATGCAACCTATTGGGAAATGGCTATCAAAAAAGGTTTGGGTAAACTGGATTTGAGTGTGCCCATTTCAGAGTTTCGCAGGATGGCGATGAGAAATTCCTTTCATTCCCTGTCATTTGATAACGAACATTACGATGTGCTGGAACAGCTTCCCTTGCTACATGCTGATCCCTTTGACAGAATGATCATTGCGCAGGCCATCGCCGAACGGCTTACCATTATTACACAAGACAAAAAATTCGCATTGTATCAAAACCTTGTCCCTATTCTATGGAACTAA
- a CDS encoding sugar phosphate isomerase/epimerase family protein → MSQNISRRNFLINSALAGAVAPVMANNAFAAGSNAAADVPKINIFSKHLHFLNYTDMADAAKELGFDGIDLTVRPKGHVLPENVETDLPKAAEAMKKAGFTPLMFCTAVEDAANPVDKKLLETASKLGFKYYRMNWYKYNEQQTIPQLLDQYKDKMAGLGQLNNQLGLTGCYQNHAGRLVGASMFEIWQILQKADPKSMGAQYDIRHATLEGGLSWQTGFNLIRPSIKTIVLKDFMWEKTNGKWGPKSVPLGEGMVDFKTYFKLLKDNKVDVPICLHLEYPLGGADQGADKITVDKKVVFDAMRRDLKRAKELWQEA, encoded by the coding sequence ATGTCTCAAAATATATCCCGACGCAATTTTCTCATCAACAGCGCATTAGCAGGTGCTGTTGCTCCTGTTATGGCAAATAATGCTTTTGCAGCAGGCAGTAATGCAGCGGCGGACGTCCCCAAAATCAATATTTTCTCCAAACACCTGCATTTCCTGAATTACACGGACATGGCGGATGCAGCCAAAGAACTCGGCTTCGACGGCATTGATCTTACCGTGCGTCCAAAGGGCCATGTGTTGCCTGAAAATGTTGAAACGGACTTGCCCAAAGCAGCAGAAGCGATGAAAAAGGCCGGTTTTACGCCATTAATGTTTTGCACGGCGGTGGAAGATGCAGCCAATCCGGTTGATAAAAAATTGTTGGAAACGGCTTCGAAGCTTGGTTTCAAGTATTACCGCATGAACTGGTATAAATACAACGAGCAGCAAACCATTCCGCAACTTTTGGACCAATACAAGGATAAAATGGCTGGTTTGGGGCAGCTTAACAACCAATTGGGACTGACGGGCTGTTATCAAAACCACGCGGGACGGCTTGTCGGCGCTAGTATGTTTGAGATCTGGCAAATTTTGCAAAAAGCCGATCCCAAAAGCATGGGCGCCCAATATGACATCCGGCACGCCACATTGGAAGGCGGGCTTTCGTGGCAAACAGGCTTTAACCTCATCAGGCCGAGCATTAAGACCATTGTGCTGAAAGATTTCATGTGGGAGAAAACCAATGGAAAATGGGGGCCCAAAAGCGTTCCGCTGGGAGAAGGCATGGTGGATTTCAAAACTTACTTCAAATTACTGAAAGACAATAAGGTAGATGTGCCGATCTGCCTGCACTTGGAATATCCTTTAGGCGGTGCGGATCAAGGCGCCGACAAAATTACGGTGGACAAAAAAGTTGTTTTTGATGCGATGAGACGTGATTTGAAAAGGGCAAAAGAACTATGGCAGGAAGCATGA
- a CDS encoding T9SS type A sorting domain-containing protein produces the protein MKKTILTIAVLLGVSAANLTIAADKNKENNASIELVSNSELKFKLTLESVKERSSLVIKDFNGDIVYSTALPKSENYSKIFDLSNLADGNYSFIVNNGGETSAKPFVIATETKRLVTAVVR, from the coding sequence ATGAAAAAGACAATTTTGACAATCGCAGTTCTGTTGGGAGTATCAGCTGCTAATCTTACAATCGCCGCAGACAAAAACAAAGAAAATAACGCTTCTATTGAACTGGTTTCAAACAGCGAATTGAAATTTAAACTTACGCTTGAAAGCGTGAAAGAAAGATCTTCATTGGTTATCAAAGACTTCAACGGAGACATCGTTTACAGCACTGCGCTTCCGAAATCTGAGAACTACTCTAAAATCTTCGATCTTTCGAACCTTGCTGATGGAAATTACAGCTTCATCGTTAACAACGGTGGCGAAACTTCTGCAAAACCATTTGTGATCGCAACAGAAACAAAACGTCTGGTAACAGCAGTTGTTAGATAA
- a CDS encoding RNA polymerase sigma factor: MSQKRPNIIQTVSSYSKQLMGFIRQRVNSDEDAEDILQDVWFQLSSVPEIEAIEQIGSWLYRVARNRIIDKYRKQKPDSLEDYGYEDEEGEFYFKDILLADGNTPETVYMKDLFWEELTIALQELPENQRQVFIWNELEDQTFQEIADRTGENIKTLISRKRYAVQHLRQRLETLYQEFVNY, encoded by the coding sequence TTGTCGCAAAAGAGGCCAAATATCATTCAAACTGTCTCATCTTACAGCAAGCAGCTCATGGGCTTTATCCGGCAACGGGTAAATTCGGATGAGGATGCTGAGGATATTTTGCAGGATGTTTGGTTTCAGCTTAGCAGCGTGCCTGAGATTGAAGCTATCGAGCAGATCGGCAGCTGGTTATACCGCGTGGCGCGCAACCGCATCATTGATAAATACCGGAAACAAAAACCCGATTCGCTGGAAGATTATGGCTATGAGGACGAGGAAGGCGAGTTTTATTTCAAAGACATCCTGCTAGCAGATGGCAACACGCCCGAAACGGTGTATATGAAAGACTTATTCTGGGAAGAACTGACCATTGCATTGCAGGAACTTCCCGAAAATCAGCGCCAGGTTTTTATCTGGAACGAACTGGAAGATCAGACCTTTCAGGAGATTGCTGACCGGACCGGAGAAAATATCAAAACACTTATTTCCAGGAAACGTTATGCGGTTCAGCATTTGCGGCAGAGGCTGGAAACATTGTATCAGGAATTTGTAAATTATTAA
- a CDS encoding Gfo/Idh/MocA family oxidoreductase, whose protein sequence is MASRILNVGLIGFGLSGRYFHSPFLSTNPGFKIKTVVERSKNEAQEFDPNIGNARSVEELLSDESIDLVFICTPNETHFPYAMDALENGKHVVIEKPFSATEEEARQLVALAEQKGLILTAYQNRRWDSDFLTIKKLIAEDKLGDIVEYECRYDRFRPVVPTESWKEKSVPVGGNLYNLGPHLIDQALVLFGEPLTVTAEIRSVRPNSEIDDYFDVRLGYADKLVIVKSSLMVYENFLRYNLHGTKGSFIKGGLDPQEETLRKNILPTEKPWGVEPENRWGKLYSEDFTGVVESEAGDYAPFYQNVYDAIVNGAGLAVKPAEIIRTTRVIDLAFQSSREKQVMTY, encoded by the coding sequence ATGGCTTCACGAATTCTTAATGTTGGGTTGATTGGCTTTGGGTTGTCCGGGCGTTACTTTCATTCCCCTTTTCTTAGCACCAATCCGGGTTTCAAGATCAAGACCGTTGTTGAAAGAAGTAAAAACGAAGCGCAGGAATTTGACCCGAACATTGGCAATGCAAGATCCGTTGAGGAGCTTCTGAGCGACGAATCCATTGATTTGGTTTTCATATGCACGCCCAATGAAACGCATTTCCCTTACGCAATGGACGCTCTGGAAAACGGCAAACACGTGGTGATCGAAAAGCCGTTTTCTGCAACCGAAGAAGAAGCACGCCAGCTTGTTGCATTGGCCGAACAAAAAGGATTGATCCTGACAGCCTACCAAAACCGCCGCTGGGATTCTGACTTCTTAACCATTAAAAAACTCATTGCCGAAGACAAACTGGGCGATATAGTCGAATATGAATGCCGCTACGACCGATTCCGGCCAGTGGTTCCAACCGAATCCTGGAAAGAAAAAAGCGTTCCCGTGGGCGGAAACCTTTACAACCTGGGGCCGCATTTGATCGATCAGGCTTTGGTGCTTTTCGGAGAGCCGCTGACTGTAACTGCGGAGATCCGTTCTGTGAGGCCCAATAGTGAAATTGATGACTATTTTGATGTGCGGCTGGGCTATGCGGATAAGCTGGTGATAGTGAAGTCGAGCCTGATGGTTTATGAAAATTTCCTTCGCTATAACCTGCACGGAACGAAAGGATCATTCATCAAAGGTGGCCTGGATCCGCAGGAGGAAACATTACGCAAGAATATCCTGCCAACAGAAAAACCCTGGGGGGTTGAACCGGAAAACCGCTGGGGCAAATTGTATAGTGAGGATTTTACAGGCGTCGTCGAAAGCGAAGCGGGCGACTATGCGCCGTTTTATCAGAATGTGTATGACGCCATTGTCAACGGAGCAGGCCTGGCCGTGAAACCGGCTGAAATTATCCGGACAACGCGGGTCATTGATCTGGCTTTCCAGAGCAGCCGCGAGAAGCAGGTGATGACTTACTAA
- a CDS encoding Gfo/Idh/MocA family protein — translation MEINTLNRRDFLKAGAVISSFMIVPRHVLGKGYLAPSDKIALGFIGCGRQSGGLRNRFLDTMETQIVAASDVYAVKRESFVTNVNKWYAEKAAQSNYKSAVGIEDFRELLSRKDIDAVIIAAPDHWHASMAVRAAEAGKDIYCEKPLSLTVKEGRAMVDATRKHNRVFQTGSMQRSSKEFTQAAQLVRSGAIGTVKQVFVNVGGPPKVWDLKEETKPDGLNWDLWMGPNAMSRPYNNELAPAMNATFWPKWRDYIEFGGGGMTDWGAHMFDIAQWGLGMDDSGPVELIYSEPTKGLVYKYANRVEVIHRPMEGKQHCHFVGSDGEVFVARGELRTTPETLKDKVFNQDDYKVYVSDNHYKDFLNAIRTRKPPICDVEVGHRTASICNLGNIAYRLQRSLKWNPKKEEFKKDKEANQLLGRDMKAEWKV, via the coding sequence ATGGAAATCAATACTTTGAATCGCAGGGATTTTCTGAAAGCTGGGGCGGTGATATCGTCATTTATGATCGTTCCTAGGCATGTTTTAGGAAAAGGTTACCTGGCGCCAAGCGATAAAATTGCATTAGGCTTCATTGGCTGCGGACGCCAAAGCGGCGGCTTGCGCAACCGGTTCCTGGACACCATGGAAACGCAGATTGTTGCTGCTTCGGACGTGTATGCGGTGAAAAGAGAGAGTTTTGTTACAAACGTCAATAAATGGTATGCTGAAAAGGCGGCTCAAAGCAATTATAAATCAGCCGTCGGGATCGAGGACTTTCGCGAGTTGCTTTCCCGCAAAGACATTGACGCTGTGATCATTGCAGCGCCGGATCATTGGCACGCTTCCATGGCTGTACGGGCTGCTGAGGCGGGAAAAGATATTTATTGTGAAAAACCCCTTTCGCTAACCGTAAAAGAAGGAAGGGCGATGGTGGATGCCACCCGGAAACACAACCGCGTGTTCCAGACCGGCAGCATGCAGCGTTCCTCCAAGGAATTTACCCAGGCAGCGCAACTGGTGAGAAGCGGCGCCATCGGGACGGTAAAGCAGGTTTTTGTCAATGTTGGCGGACCTCCTAAAGTTTGGGATTTGAAAGAAGAAACCAAACCCGATGGCTTGAACTGGGACCTCTGGATGGGCCCAAATGCCATGAGCAGACCATATAACAATGAGCTGGCGCCCGCCATGAATGCCACATTCTGGCCCAAATGGCGGGATTACATTGAATTTGGCGGCGGCGGCATGACCGACTGGGGCGCACATATGTTCGACATTGCGCAATGGGGATTGGGTATGGACGATAGCGGGCCCGTGGAGCTTATTTATTCAGAGCCGACAAAAGGACTGGTTTACAAATACGCCAACCGCGTGGAAGTGATCCACCGGCCCATGGAAGGAAAACAGCATTGCCATTTTGTGGGCTCGGATGGGGAAGTTTTTGTAGCAAGAGGCGAATTGCGGACGACGCCGGAAACGCTCAAAGACAAAGTGTTTAACCAAGATGATTACAAAGTGTACGTAAGCGACAACCATTACAAAGATTTCCTGAATGCGATCCGCACCAGAAAACCGCCGATCTGCGATGTGGAAGTAGGGCATAGGACGGCTTCCATTTGTAATCTTGGGAATATCGCGTACCGCCTGCAGCGTTCATTAAAATGGAATCCTAAAAAGGAAGAGTTTAAAAAAGATAAGGAGGCAAACCAACTCCTGGGCCGCGACATGAAGGCCGAGTGGAAGGTTTAG
- the tsaE gene encoding tRNA (adenosine(37)-N6)-threonylcarbamoyltransferase complex ATPase subunit type 1 TsaE codes for MFGESAVMRFSELEELEAVSADLLHIGKDIPVWLFEGHMGAGKTTLIKALCEKLGVRSHVQSPTFSLVNEYDAGDKLVYHFDFYRIKDETEALDMGVEEYFDSGHFCFVEWPGKIESLWPMHYLLIHMEADESGKRILEATRV; via the coding sequence ATGTTTGGAGAGTCTGCTGTCATGCGTTTTAGTGAATTAGAGGAACTGGAAGCAGTCTCTGCTGATCTGCTGCACATAGGCAAGGACATTCCCGTATGGTTATTTGAAGGCCATATGGGCGCAGGCAAAACAACCCTCATCAAAGCGCTCTGCGAAAAGCTGGGCGTCCGCTCACACGTTCAAAGCCCCACATTTTCACTGGTCAATGAATATGACGCCGGTGATAAATTGGTCTATCATTTTGATTTTTACAGGATTAAGGATGAAACCGAAGCGCTCGATATGGGCGTGGAAGAATATTTCGATTCCGGGCATTTTTGCTTTGTCGAATGGCCGGGAAAAATAGAATCCTTATGGCCAATGCATTATCTGCTGATCCACATGGAAGCAGATGAAAGTGGCAAGAGAATATTAGAAGCAACCAGGGTATAG
- a CDS encoding Hsp20/alpha crystallin family protein, producing MCNNRFGQRGYGMRHEYSGKQFGGSHTYRVPVNIVKNDTTYELMVFAPDRAKDDFKISIKGHELTISYVSNNDKEDNRNWIRHEFSKASFERSFVIDETVDSDNIVAEYANGILHLNLPIIPGSEKPAQEIRIS from the coding sequence ATGTGCAATAATAGATTTGGACAACGTGGTTATGGCATGCGCCACGAATATTCAGGGAAACAATTTGGAGGCAGCCATACTTACCGCGTTCCGGTGAACATTGTGAAGAATGACACCACTTATGAGCTGATGGTTTTTGCCCCTGACCGAGCAAAGGACGATTTCAAAATCAGCATTAAAGGTCATGAACTGACCATTTCTTATGTATCCAACAACGACAAGGAAGATAACCGGAACTGGATCCGCCATGAATTCAGCAAGGCCTCGTTCGAGCGGTCGTTTGTGATTGACGAAACTGTGGATTCGGACAACATTGTAGCTGAGTACGCTAATGGGATCCTTCACCTGAACCTGCCGATTATTCCAGGCTCCGAAAAGCCTGCGCAGGAGATCAGGATCAGTTAA
- a CDS encoding pyrroloquinoline quinone-dependent dehydrogenase, which yields MKRLILLSLVFLAVTGFVLAQLLNDTDWPEYNGNGERSHFSALNQINKDNVAQLKVAWTYASGGADTARNRSQMQCNPIIINGILYGVSASIQAFAVEAATGKEIWKSNLPDVAGTLSRGVTYWSDNQSKRIFFGAANWLYALDATTGKLIDSFGDHGKINLKTGIERPGSDDFISSNTPNTIYKNLIIVGGRVAENETALLGDVRAYDTVTGKLVWTFHTIPDKGEFGYNTWLAQPARQKFGGANAWAGMAIDRKRGIVYIPTGSAAFDFWGGNRPGDNLFANCLIALDATTGKRLWHFQLVHHDIWDRDPPCPPNLVTLNINGKQVDAVVQITKQGYIFVFDRVTGKPLFPIKETAFQTDAMEGEKPSKTQPIPTLPLPFTRQTFGAKDFNSFVANRDSLEGLLKKARFGTAYIPITGDMTIFYPGTDGGAQWGGAATDPDGIMYIPAKEIPVYTTLKKKEVLSDHAVNGSKLYQLNCAACHGADKTGNHDGSYPSLVNIEKRLTKEQITTILQKGKGMMPSFSHISDAEKNLIIDFLLNKNTDQKVVSTNNGQVPYHNTGYNRWYDKNGYPVSQPPWGTLTAVDLNTGQRRWQVPLGEYKGLTDKGIPPTGTDNYGGPLVTSSGLLFIAASRDEKIRAFDKRTGKILWTATLPAAGYASASTYSVNGKQFIVIACGGGKLNTKSGDKYVAFALP from the coding sequence ATGAAACGTCTGATCCTGCTTTCGCTGGTTTTCCTGGCGGTTACCGGCTTTGTGCTCGCGCAGTTATTAAATGATACAGATTGGCCGGAATATAACGGAAACGGCGAACGAAGCCACTTTTCAGCCCTTAATCAGATTAATAAGGATAATGTTGCGCAGCTGAAAGTTGCGTGGACATATGCTTCCGGTGGGGCGGATACTGCGCGAAACCGCAGCCAGATGCAATGTAACCCTATCATTATCAATGGAATTCTCTATGGCGTTTCTGCATCCATTCAGGCGTTTGCAGTTGAAGCAGCGACTGGAAAGGAAATCTGGAAAAGCAATCTGCCGGATGTTGCCGGAACGCTGAGTCGCGGTGTAACTTACTGGTCTGACAATCAAAGCAAACGCATTTTTTTTGGCGCTGCAAACTGGCTTTATGCTTTGGATGCAACGACTGGAAAGCTGATTGATTCTTTTGGGGATCATGGAAAAATTAATCTAAAAACGGGCATTGAACGGCCCGGCTCTGATGATTTTATTTCTTCCAACACACCGAACACCATTTACAAAAACCTGATCATTGTCGGCGGCAGGGTTGCAGAAAATGAAACTGCGCTGCTAGGCGATGTACGGGCTTATGATACGGTTACGGGCAAGCTCGTTTGGACATTTCACACCATTCCTGACAAAGGTGAATTTGGCTATAACACGTGGTTAGCGCAGCCAGCAAGACAAAAATTCGGCGGCGCCAATGCCTGGGCTGGAATGGCCATTGACCGGAAACGTGGCATTGTTTACATCCCAACAGGCTCCGCGGCTTTTGATTTTTGGGGCGGCAACAGGCCCGGCGATAATCTTTTTGCAAACTGCCTCATCGCATTGGACGCCACAACCGGCAAGCGACTCTGGCATTTCCAGCTCGTCCACCACGACATCTGGGACCGCGATCCGCCGTGCCCACCCAATTTGGTGACACTTAACATTAATGGAAAGCAAGTGGACGCCGTTGTCCAGATCACGAAACAAGGCTATATTTTCGTTTTCGACCGCGTTACGGGCAAACCATTGTTTCCTATTAAAGAAACCGCCTTTCAAACGGATGCCATGGAAGGTGAAAAACCAAGCAAAACGCAGCCCATTCCAACATTACCACTGCCATTTACCCGCCAGACTTTCGGTGCAAAAGACTTTAATTCATTCGTCGCTAACCGCGATTCACTTGAAGGACTGCTTAAAAAAGCAAGGTTCGGAACTGCATATATTCCCATAACAGGTGATATGACCATTTTTTATCCCGGAACAGACGGCGGCGCGCAATGGGGCGGAGCCGCGACGGATCCAGATGGCATCATGTACATTCCGGCCAAAGAAATTCCGGTTTACACCACATTGAAGAAAAAGGAAGTGCTGAGCGACCATGCAGTTAACGGCAGCAAATTATATCAATTAAACTGCGCGGCTTGTCACGGCGCTGACAAAACCGGAAATCACGACGGCTCCTACCCTTCGCTTGTGAATATTGAAAAACGGTTAACGAAAGAACAGATCACAACCATTCTGCAAAAAGGAAAAGGAATGATGCCTTCCTTTTCACACATTTCAGATGCGGAGAAAAATTTGATCATTGATTTTTTGCTAAATAAAAATACTGATCAAAAGGTCGTCAGCACTAACAACGGACAAGTTCCTTACCATAACACGGGTTATAACCGCTGGTATGACAAAAACGGTTACCCAGTAAGTCAACCGCCATGGGGAACGCTTACCGCTGTGGATCTGAACACTGGTCAACGCCGCTGGCAAGTGCCGTTGGGCGAATACAAAGGATTGACAGACAAAGGAATCCCACCAACCGGAACCGATAATTACGGCGGCCCGCTCGTGACGTCGAGCGGCTTACTCTTTATCGCCGCCAGCCGCGACGAGAAGATCCGGGCATTTGATAAAAGAACCGGAAAAATCCTTTGGACCGCCACATTACCAGCCGCAGGTTACGCCTCGGCCAGCACCTATTCAGTGAACGGCAAGCAATTCATCGTCATAGCCTGCGGAGGCGGAAAGCTGAATACGAAGTCCGGTGACAAATATGTGGCGTTCGCACTGCCGTAG